One Streptococcus sp. S1 DNA window includes the following coding sequences:
- a CDS encoding MerR family transcriptional regulator: protein MMAKYRAIPEGFMTVGELAKKMGVTVRTLQYYDKEGVLSPSAESEGGRRLYTDKDIVLLHQILSLKSLGFSLKDIKGRLISLKTPDDVAKALTEQADVLRKNIEQLKDSLVALEQLKAEVLQIQTVNFKKYADIIVNLQMKNDSYSLIKRFDDDTLDQIRSRFDKKSGQDFMDRLNRLSDQIVELQKEDVPAESEQSQQVVKEYWSLIMEFTNGDMSMLPKLMEIGTIDTASNTWEEKQKIVNDYIGPALQVYFSRLGTNPFEEVEP from the coding sequence GGCTAAATATAGAGCTATCCCGGAAGGATTTATGACAGTTGGGGAACTTGCTAAGAAAATGGGGGTTACCGTCCGTACTTTACAATACTATGATAAAGAAGGGGTGCTTTCCCCATCGGCAGAAAGTGAGGGTGGTCGCAGGCTTTATACCGATAAAGACATAGTCCTACTCCATCAGATATTGTCTTTAAAATCATTAGGTTTTTCTCTCAAGGATATAAAAGGGCGTTTGATCTCTTTGAAAACACCTGATGATGTTGCTAAAGCTCTTACGGAGCAGGCAGATGTTCTTCGTAAAAATATAGAACAACTTAAGGATTCTTTGGTCGCACTAGAGCAGTTAAAGGCAGAGGTTTTACAAATACAGACGGTCAATTTTAAGAAATATGCAGACATCATCGTCAATCTACAGATGAAGAATGACTCCTACTCTCTTATCAAGCGCTTTGATGATGATACGCTCGACCAGATACGCAGTCGATTTGACAAGAAAAGCGGACAAGACTTTATGGACAGATTGAACCGCCTAAGTGATCAAATCGTGGAGCTTCAAAAAGAAGACGTACCAGCTGAAAGCGAACAAAGCCAACAGGTTGTGAAAGAATACTGGAGCTTGATTATGGAGTTTACAAATGGTGATATGAGCATGCTTCCGAAGTTAATGGAAATAGGTACTATTGATACCGCCTCAAACACTTGGGAAGAAAAGCAAAAAATCGTCAATGATTATATAGGGCCCGCTTTACAAGTCTATTTTTCAAGGCTTGGAACAAATCCCTTTGAGGAGGTGGAACCATGA
- a CDS encoding phosphohydrolase produces MKMEVGKTYLVKKDVFGLKKDDLWTLVDKGYQAYFGEHNFVFVNDDKVKVFAVLQDGSEEDMQIYHHLDDYFEEVAHENF; encoded by the coding sequence ATGAAAATGGAAGTTGGGAAAACCTATCTTGTAAAAAAAGATGTTTTTGGTTTAAAAAAAGATGATCTTTGGACCTTAGTTGACAAGGGTTATCAGGCTTATTTTGGTGAACATAATTTCGTATTTGTCAATGATGATAAAGTGAAGGTATTTGCAGTTTTGCAAGATGGTTCAGAAGAAGATATGCAAATCTACCATCATCTGGATGATTATTTTGAAGAAGTCGCTCATGAGAATTTCTAG
- a CDS encoding diacylglycerol/lipid kinase family protein, whose product MKVKLRKSNDRRIINEKIMVIINPTSGGEKALNYKVKLENKARDYFEDVEIKITEQAQDATNFAEEASRERYDDVLVFGGDGTVNEVISGIAEKDYIPKLAIIPGGTGNLITKLLEINQDIDGAIDELDFSSTNKIDIGKSNGNYFGYIFSIGSLPEAIHNVGIEDKTKFGMLAYAINTMKSVVTDQAFNITVETENGNYIGPASHVLVLLTNYFADKKIFDEDKDGYANILILKDASILTKLSVIPDLLKGDVVVNDNIEYIKARHIKISSDSELETDVDGDKSDDLPVEIKVLGQHIEVYSQPKE is encoded by the coding sequence ATGAAAGTTAAACTAAGGAAGTCTAATGACAGGAGAATTATAAATGAAAAAATTATGGTAATCATCAATCCAACATCTGGTGGCGAAAAAGCTTTGAATTATAAGGTGAAACTGGAGAATAAAGCTAGAGACTATTTTGAAGATGTGGAAATTAAAATTACAGAGCAAGCCCAAGACGCCACAAACTTTGCAGAAGAAGCTTCTCGTGAGCGATATGATGATGTTCTTGTTTTTGGTGGAGATGGGACTGTCAATGAAGTAATCTCTGGCATCGCGGAAAAAGACTACATTCCGAAACTCGCAATTATCCCTGGAGGAACTGGAAATCTTATCACCAAACTATTAGAAATCAATCAAGATATTGATGGAGCCATTGACGAGCTTGATTTTAGTTCTACCAACAAGATTGATATCGGAAAATCTAATGGAAACTATTTTGGCTATATTTTTAGTATTGGATCACTACCAGAAGCGATTCACAATGTTGGGATAGAAGATAAAACGAAGTTTGGCATGCTTGCCTATGCGATTAATACTATGAAGTCTGTTGTAACAGATCAAGCATTTAACATTACTGTTGAGACAGAAAATGGAAATTATATTGGCCCAGCCAGCCATGTTTTGGTTCTTCTTACCAATTATTTCGCTGACAAAAAAATCTTTGATGAAGATAAGGATGGTTATGCTAATATTTTGATTTTAAAAGATGCCTCAATCCTTACTAAATTGTCAGTTATCCCTGATTTATTAAAAGGGGATGTCGTCGTAAATGATAATATCGAGTATATAAAAGCTCGCCATATAAAAATTTCTTCTGATTCTGAATTAGAAACGGATGTTGATGGTGACAAATCTGATGACCTACCAGTAGAAATCAAGGTGCTAGGTCAGCATATCGAAGTCTATTCTCAACCGAAAGAATAG
- a CDS encoding GNAT family N-acetyltransferase yields MNRIVDEQITLIPYYRNDDISLLWYQDSEVCKQVDNTDQIYDLTKLHKMYDYLTSHGSCYYIQYEGVLVGDVTLQDNSELSIVISKEYQNLQIGRRCISEMIQLAKEKEMVKVTAQIYPFNTQSQRMFLALGFQKVDEEWYEYKLI; encoded by the coding sequence ATGAATAGAATAGTAGACGAACAGATCACTCTTATTCCTTATTATAGGAATGATGACATTTCCCTTCTTTGGTATCAAGATAGTGAGGTTTGCAAACAAGTTGATAATACTGATCAGATTTACGATCTAACAAAACTTCATAAAATGTATGATTACCTAACTTCACACGGATCTTGCTATTATATCCAATATGAGGGAGTGTTAGTTGGAGATGTGACACTTCAAGATAATTCAGAGCTTTCTATAGTGATCAGCAAAGAGTATCAAAATTTACAGATCGGAAGACGATGTATTTCTGAAATGATACAGCTGGCCAAAGAAAAAGAAATGGTTAAGGTAACTGCTCAAATTTATCCTTTTAATACTCAAAGTCAAAGAATGTTTTTGGCATTGGGATTTCAGAAAGTAGATGAAGAGTGGTATGAATATAAGTTGATTTAG
- a CDS encoding ADP-ribosylglycohydrolase family protein, with protein MLGAIVGDIVGSVYEWDNIKTKDFPLFREDCFFTDDTVMTCAVAEAIMNGGQKDDFIDAMKKYGRMYPDAGYGTRFDAWIHSNDRTPYNSFGNGSAMRVSPCAWVMDCGFCARTGCWPSSRALAHLSAEATHNHPEGIKGAMATSDAIFMCRYYFGGDGCDNPAEIKRLIKEHIEQEYGYNLSQSLDEIRPTYRFNETCQNTVPQAIIAFLESTDFEDAIRNAISLGGDSDTLAAITGSIAEAAYGIPDWIKEKSYSYLDEPLKDVLRRWEETIVIK; from the coding sequence ATGCTAGGAGCAATAGTTGGAGACATTGTTGGTTCTGTTTACGAATGGGACAACATTAAAACGAAAGACTTTCCATTATTTCGTGAGGATTGTTTTTTCACTGATGATACGGTTATGACCTGTGCTGTTGCAGAAGCCATTATGAATGGCGGTCAGAAGGATGACTTTATTGATGCCATGAAGAAGTATGGTAGGATGTATCCTGATGCTGGTTATGGTACTAGGTTTGACGCATGGATTCATAGCAATGACCGCACCCCTTATAATAGCTTTGGCAATGGCTCTGCCATGCGTGTTTCTCCCTGTGCTTGGGTCATGGATTGTGGCTTTTGTGCACGAACAGGTTGCTGGCCATCTAGCAGAGCTCTTGCCCATCTTTCTGCAGAGGCGACTCATAATCATCCTGAAGGGATTAAGGGAGCTATGGCGACGTCTGATGCTATCTTTATGTGTCGTTATTACTTTGGAGGTGATGGTTGCGATAACCCTGCGGAGATTAAAAGACTCATCAAGGAACACATAGAGCAAGAGTATGGATATAATCTTTCTCAATCACTAGATGAAATTCGTCCTACTTATCGTTTTAATGAAACTTGCCAGAATACAGTACCTCAAGCTATCATTGCCTTTCTTGAAAGTACAGACTTCGAAGATGCTATCAGAAATGCTATTTCTCTCGGTGGAGATAGTGATACTCTCGCTGCCATCACAGGAAGCATAGCAGAAGCGGCTTACGGAATTCCTGATTGGATTAAGGAAAAGTCCTATAGCTATCTAGATGAGCCTTTGAAAGACGTGCTAAGAAGGTGGGAAGAGACGATTGTAATAAAATAA
- the msr(D) gene encoding ABC-F type ribosomal protection protein Msr(D) → MELILKAKDIRVEFKGRDVLDINELEVYDYDRIGLVGANGAGKSTLLRVLLGELTPPGCKMNRLGELAYIPQLDEVTLQEEKDFALVGKLGVEQLNIQTMSGGEETRLKIAQALSAQVHGILADEPTSHLDREGIDFLIGQLKYFTGALLVISHDRYFLDEIVDKIWELKDGKITEYWGNYSDYLRQKEEERKSQAAEYEQFIAERARLERAAEEKRKQARKIEQKAKGSSKKKSTEDGGRLAHQKSIGSKEKKMYNAAKTLEHRIAALGKVEAPEGIRRIRFRQSKALELHNPYPIVGAEINKVFGDKALFENASFQIPLGAKVALTGGNGIGKTTLIQMILNHEEGISISPKAKIGYFAQNGYKYNSNQNVMEFMQKDCDYNISEIRSVLASMGFKQNDIGKSLSVLSGGEIIKLLLAKMLMGRYNILIMDEPSNFLDIPSLEALEILMKEYTGTIVFITHDKRLLENVADVVYEIRDKKINLKH, encoded by the coding sequence ATGGAATTAATATTAAAAGCAAAAGACATTCGTGTGGAATTCAAAGGACGCGATGTTTTAGATATAAATGAATTAGAAGTATATGATTATGACCGTATTGGTTTAGTAGGAGCAAATGGTGCTGGAAAAAGCACTTTACTCAGGGTACTTTTAGGAGAATTAACTCCCCCAGGATGTAAAATGAATCGTCTGGGTGAACTTGCCTATATTCCCCAGTTGGACGAAGTAACTCTGCAGGAGGAAAAAGATTTTGCACTTGTAGGCAAGCTAGGTGTTGAGCAATTAAATATACAGACTATGAGCGGTGGTGAAGAAACAAGGCTTAAAATAGCACAGGCCTTATCGGCACAGGTTCATGGTATTTTAGCGGATGAACCTACGAGCCATTTAGACCGTGAAGGAATTGATTTTCTAATAGGACAGCTAAAATATTTTACAGGTGCACTGTTAGTTATTAGCCATGACCGCTATTTTCTTGATGAAATAGTAGATAAAATATGGGAACTGAAAGATGGCAAAATCACTGAGTATTGGGGAAACTATTCTGATTATCTTCGTCAGAAAGAGGAAGAACGTAAGAGCCAAGCTGCAGAATACGAACAATTTATTGCGGAACGTGCCCGATTGGAAAGGGCTGCGGAGGAAAAGCGAAAACAGGCTCGTAAAATAGAACAGAAGGCAAAAGGTTCTTCAAAGAAAAAAAGTACTGAAGACGGAGGGCGTTTAGCTCATCAAAAATCAATAGGAAGTAAGGAAAAAAAGATGTATAATGCTGCTAAAACCCTAGAGCACAGGATTGCGGCCTTAGGAAAAGTAGAAGCTCCGGAAGGCATTCGCAGAATTCGTTTCAGGCAAAGTAAAGCATTGGAGCTCCATAATCCATACCCTATAGTCGGTGCAGAAATTAATAAAGTATTTGGGGATAAGGCTCTGTTTGAAAATGCATCTTTTCAAATTCCGTTAGGAGCAAAAGTGGCGTTAACTGGTGGTAATGGAATCGGAAAAACAACTTTAATCCAAATGATCTTAAACCATGAAGAAGGAATTTCTATTTCGCCTAAGGCAAAAATAGGTTACTTTGCACAGAATGGTTACAAGTACAACAGTAATCAGAATGTTATGGAGTTTATGCAGAAGGATTGTGACTACAATATATCAGAAATTCGTTCAGTGCTAGCATCTATGGGGTTCAAACAGAACGATATTGGAAAAAGTTTATCTGTTTTAAGCGGTGGAGAAATTATAAAATTGTTGCTTGCTAAAATGCTCATGGGTAGATATAACATCCTAATAATGGATGAACCCAGTAACTTCCTTGACATACCAAGTTTAGAGGCTTTGGAAATACTAATGAAGGAGTACACCGGAACTATCGTGTTTATCACCCACGATAAACGATTACTCGAAAATGTAGCAGATGTAGTTTATGAAATTAGAGATAAGAAAATAAATCTGAAACATTAA
- a CDS encoding DUF5960 family protein: MNQLEFQRNHLQMDYYSESYQDFERDFYRYSNMNIPLTFLTDDILKTMATSRKNYFVLNKEKSRDNRDHFFIFEVSTVDENPLIYHYTYKKTTIYLAEK; this comes from the coding sequence ATGAATCAGCTTGAGTTTCAGCGTAATCACCTACAAATGGACTATTATAGCGAGAGCTACCAAGATTTTGAACGTGACTTCTACCGCTACTCTAACATGAATATTCCATTGACCTTCCTAACTGATGATATCCTAAAAACAATGGCGACTTCACGTAAGAATTACTTTGTCCTCAATAAGGAAAAGTCCAGAGATAACCGCGATCACTTCTTCATATTTGAAGTAAGTACCGTAGATGAGAATCCGCTAATCTATCATTATACATATAAGAAAACTACAATATATTTAGCAGAAAAATAG
- a CDS encoding ABC transporter permease, whose amino-acid sequence MNGFLYSLALQWKLDIRSKSLLVTYYIVPLIFFLLMGGIFTSVMPEMDSTLIQSMIVMSVSMGAFLGLPASLIETYGSDIKKIYKANGVPIHLGLVTMVLSAFVHLTMTCMVILLLAPILFSASLPSQLPLFFLALAIYIFVSLSIGSILGLTVKNQAKLTMIAQLVFLPSIMLSGIMFPITLLPDFLQAIGRLFPASWGYRLMLENGFSLENLWYLILVSCIAIISSFFLLNKQKSN is encoded by the coding sequence ATGAATGGTTTTTTATATAGCCTAGCATTACAGTGGAAATTGGACATACGAAGTAAGTCTCTCTTGGTTACTTACTATATTGTACCGCTTATTTTCTTTCTTCTCATGGGTGGTATTTTTACTTCCGTTATGCCTGAAATGGATAGCACACTTATACAGTCAATGATTGTCATGAGTGTTTCTATGGGAGCCTTTCTCGGTTTACCGGCTTCCTTGATTGAAACATACGGAAGCGACATAAAAAAGATTTATAAAGCAAATGGTGTGCCTATTCACTTAGGATTGGTGACAATGGTTCTTTCTGCCTTTGTTCATTTGACAATGACTTGCATGGTCATCCTACTACTTGCTCCAATTTTATTTAGCGCAAGCCTACCGAGTCAACTTCCCTTATTCTTTCTCGCACTAGCTATCTATATTTTTGTATCGTTGAGTATCGGAAGTATACTGGGCCTTACTGTAAAAAATCAAGCAAAGCTGACCATGATAGCGCAACTTGTCTTTTTACCCTCAATTATGCTCTCAGGAATCATGTTTCCCATCACCTTACTGCCTGATTTTCTTCAAGCAATCGGACGTCTTTTCCCCGCTTCTTGGGGATACAGATTGATGCTAGAAAATGGTTTTAGTCTTGAAAATCTTTGGTATCTGATTCTTGTATCTTGCATTGCAATAATATCATCTTTCTTCCTGTTGAATAAACAAAAATCTAACTAG
- a CDS encoding CbrC family protein translates to MNPFLEKYITLKKQYLEQDGNSSSVAALYDLADELAKSEDLESKKVLVDLYDQLGLYTSAYSLFTEILDKPDRKQLKKLSRLQEMSQSHGDRFALPRPLRKEEKKQRQDLLKNLPHFLYHPDPLATGSFVEGEAKVCPSCGKENNIYYDLMPYCIDNIENLCPFCIANGLAAKKFDAEFIQDAEWQGELDPEKDKLLFCQTPGYISWQGEYWLSCCQDYCAYLGTVGTRELKAMGIAEQVLADYEAREEFQDIEEYLVKDGSLCGYLFRCLHCQKYQIWVDAD, encoded by the coding sequence ATGAATCCATTTCTAGAAAAGTATATTACTTTAAAAAAGCAATACCTGGAACAAGATGGAAATTCTTCCAGTGTTGCGGCACTCTATGATTTGGCTGATGAATTAGCTAAGTCTGAGGATTTAGAATCTAAAAAAGTCTTAGTTGACCTCTATGACCAATTGGGTCTCTACACTAGTGCCTATAGCTTATTTACCGAAATCTTAGATAAACCAGACCGAAAACAATTAAAGAAACTGAGCCGTTTACAAGAAATGAGTCAGAGTCATGGCGATCGTTTTGCCCTTCCTCGTCCTCTAAGAAAAGAAGAGAAGAAGCAAAGACAGGACTTGTTAAAAAACTTGCCTCATTTCCTCTATCATCCAGATCCCTTAGCTACAGGTTCATTTGTTGAAGGAGAAGCCAAGGTTTGTCCATCTTGTGGGAAAGAAAACAATATATATTATGACTTGATGCCTTATTGTATTGACAACATAGAAAATCTTTGTCCGTTTTGTATTGCAAATGGGCTAGCAGCCAAGAAATTTGATGCGGAATTTATCCAAGATGCCGAGTGGCAGGGTGAATTGGATCCAGAAAAAGATAAGCTTCTTTTTTGCCAGACTCCAGGTTACATAAGTTGGCAGGGAGAATATTGGCTTTCTTGTTGCCAAGATTATTGTGCTTACTTGGGTACAGTTGGAACTCGAGAATTGAAGGCCATGGGAATCGCTGAGCAAGTCTTGGCAGACTATGAAGCTCGTGAAGAATTTCAAGATATTGAAGAATACTTGGTTAAGGATGGCTCTCTCTGTGGCTACCTTTTCAGATGTCTCCACTGTCAAAAATACCAGATCTGGGTCGATGCAGATTAA
- a CDS encoding DinB/UmuC family translesion DNA polymerase has protein sequence MKQEKNTVQFSEIRSKGCNDIEMLERFLHGIVETATSKLRQRKLKTTEISIRLVHAKSENRLPLEFTFSIKPTSSSVIIYTEVINRFKECYTGGGIQGFTIQFDKNTLASA, from the coding sequence ATGAAACAAGAAAAAAATACAGTACAATTTTCAGAAATCCGTAGCAAAGGATGTAATGATATTGAAATGCTTGAAAGATTTTTACATGGAATCGTTGAAACAGCAACTTCAAAACTTCGTCAGAGAAAACTCAAAACAACTGAAATATCGATACGACTAGTACATGCTAAATCTGAAAACCGATTACCATTGGAATTTACATTTAGCATTAAGCCAACAAGCTCATCTGTGATAATCTATACTGAGGTAATCAATCGCTTTAAAGAATGTTACACAGGTGGGGGAATTCAAGGTTTTACGATTCAATTTGATAAAAATACCCTTGCCTCTGCATAG
- a CDS encoding alpha/beta hydrolase, with protein MKFHEFGDKNLPSILLIHGGGSSWWNYLRQARILSKKYRVILPTLNGHGEEYPLDYVSTEDSALEILDYVKANCGGKLFAIGGVSLGGQIAMELLSLDSEIAEKVIIDGSLCIPQPRLAKISIFLVALFGKLMFSKFSCKLQLSMMDKLYPKLAYPEEIKAYYLEDLPRTPIKTLVTIYKTYMGRYKLKDTISASKAQVLYIYGEKELNCVKASAKLFQQLHQNTILYEAKGYNHGYLSAYLPQEWIDLVEPFLKSDSLEMCNESDIS; from the coding sequence ATGAAATTCCATGAATTTGGTGATAAGAATTTGCCTTCTATCTTGCTGATACATGGCGGTGGCAGTTCTTGGTGGAATTATCTTCGTCAAGCACGGATCTTATCAAAAAAATACCGTGTTATTTTACCTACTTTGAATGGCCACGGCGAAGAATATCCACTCGATTATGTTTCTACTGAAGATTCCGCTTTGGAGATCCTAGACTATGTCAAAGCAAACTGTGGTGGGAAGCTGTTTGCGATCGGTGGTGTTTCTCTTGGTGGTCAAATTGCCATGGAGCTTTTGTCATTAGACAGCGAGATAGCTGAGAAGGTTATCATAGATGGAAGCCTCTGTATTCCTCAACCAAGGTTAGCTAAAATCAGCATCTTTCTAGTAGCTCTATTTGGTAAACTGATGTTCAGTAAATTCTCTTGCAAACTTCAATTAAGCATGATGGACAAACTCTATCCTAAACTGGCTTATCCAGAGGAGATAAAAGCTTATTATTTGGAGGATTTGCCAAGGACGCCTATCAAAACATTGGTGACCATTTACAAAACCTATATGGGGCGTTACAAGTTGAAGGACACAATTTCTGCTAGCAAGGCCCAGGTTCTGTATATTTATGGTGAAAAAGAATTAAACTGTGTGAAAGCATCAGCGAAATTATTTCAACAACTGCATCAAAATACGATCTTGTATGAAGCTAAGGGCTATAACCACGGCTATTTATCAGCTTATCTACCTCAAGAGTGGATTGATTTGGTAGAGCCGTTTTTAAAGAGCGATTCATTGGAAATGTGTAATGAATCTGATATATCATAA
- a CDS encoding CPBP family intramembrane glutamic endopeptidase yields the protein MTEIDKRNLKNYLCFTFGITYIAWGLLAVFTQSHILGLETIIGRTLHIVGALGPAIASGFYLKRNNIKFQHFVFSKKENSSIYFIIHLLAILILFSVSSLELNGVSIYLMPLFFIQLIFFGGGHEELGWRGILQPLLDKKYTYWQSNLIVGSIWGIWHLPLWFIVGESHQGFPFILFFIYTLFLSFVFGLLYRQTKSVGYCILFHAFANLLNLYFVLKINVTFIIIFIGYLIYTILASNRISKEKSLYPK from the coding sequence ATGACAGAAATTGATAAAAGGAATTTAAAAAATTATCTTTGTTTTACATTTGGAATTACTTATATAGCTTGGGGCCTTCTTGCCGTATTTACTCAATCTCATATTTTGGGATTAGAAACAATTATAGGAAGAACATTACATATAGTAGGTGCACTTGGTCCAGCTATTGCAAGTGGCTTTTATTTGAAAAGGAATAATATAAAATTTCAACATTTTGTATTTAGTAAGAAAGAAAATAGTAGTATTTATTTCATTATTCATTTGTTAGCAATTTTGATACTATTTTCAGTATCTTCCTTAGAATTAAATGGAGTATCAATTTATCTGATGCCATTATTCTTTATACAACTAATTTTTTTTGGTGGTGGACATGAAGAATTAGGATGGAGAGGAATATTACAACCATTACTTGATAAAAAATATACTTATTGGCAATCTAATTTGATTGTAGGATCAATTTGGGGAATATGGCATCTGCCTTTATGGTTTATAGTTGGAGAAAGTCATCAAGGGTTTCCTTTTATCTTATTTTTTATATATACATTATTTTTAAGTTTTGTTTTTGGGCTTCTTTACCGTCAAACGAAATCTGTGGGGTACTGTATATTATTTCATGCGTTCGCAAATTTGTTAAATCTCTATTTTGTTTTAAAAATTAATGTTACTTTTATTATCATTTTTATTGGTTATTTAATCTATACTATATTGGCTAGTAATAGAATTAGTAAGGAAAAGAGTTTGTATCCAAAATAA
- a CDS encoding nucleotidyltransferase → MSLLFEEFKTICFHLNRVGITPTLMGSLGLEFRTKENWGPSDIDIHVPGDPRGWEAPDHLRIYDWDKIMKVMKDLGYVLIDIHEHEFQKDRVSVEFGSIDSLLDFAGVSESDIELIHIEGITFRLPSLEQYLSIYKASSQDSYRNEQNNNKDFKKIEWLEKHL, encoded by the coding sequence ATGAGTCTCTTATTTGAAGAATTTAAAACCATTTGTTTCCATTTAAATCGAGTCGGAATTACACCGACACTGATGGGTTCTTTGGGATTGGAGTTTAGAACGAAAGAAAATTGGGGGCCGTCTGACATTGACATTCATGTGCCTGGTGACCCTAGAGGTTGGGAAGCACCTGATCATCTCAGAATTTATGACTGGGACAAGATAATGAAAGTGATGAAAGACTTAGGCTACGTCTTAATAGATATTCATGAGCATGAATTCCAAAAGGATAGAGTGAGTGTTGAATTTGGAAGTATCGATTCCTTACTTGATTTTGCAGGAGTTTCGGAATCGGATATAGAGCTTATTCACATTGAAGGCATCACTTTTCGTCTTCCAAGTCTGGAGCAGTATCTAAGTATTTACAAAGCCTCTTCTCAAGACTCCTATCGAAATGAACAAAATAACAATAAGGATTTTAAAAAGATCGAGTGGCTGGAAAAACATTTGTAA
- a CDS encoding YfbM family protein, translating to MGMIANYQYLPDNELEQIKGLSNQEDDLLDFAENSADNHDILIDIDKIWDALLFVMTGFSSSEFLDDNPLREAVLGVTPLEDVSEYIAYTEKSRIAAISQALEEFDMDKALKDFSMDACKKADLYPDIWDYLEEEDEIKDDILTYFVKMKDFYKEILNHKGNVLVTIC from the coding sequence ATGGGAATGATTGCCAATTATCAATATTTACCAGACAATGAATTAGAACAAATAAAAGGTCTTTCTAACCAAGAAGATGACTTGTTAGATTTTGCTGAGAATTCCGCTGATAATCATGATATCTTAATAGATATTGATAAGATATGGGATGCACTTCTCTTTGTCATGACAGGATTTAGTAGTTCAGAATTCTTGGATGACAATCCCTTGAGAGAAGCAGTATTAGGGGTGACCCCTTTAGAGGATGTATCTGAATATATCGCCTATACTGAAAAATCGAGAATAGCGGCTATCAGTCAAGCTTTAGAAGAATTTGATATGGACAAGGCTTTGAAAGACTTTAGTATGGATGCTTGTAAAAAAGCTGACCTCTATCCAGATATTTGGGATTATCTTGAGGAAGAGGATGAAATCAAGGATGATATTTTAACCTACTTTGTCAAAATGAAAGACTTTTACAAGGAAATCTTAAACCACAAGGGGAATGTCTTAGTGACTATTTGTTAA
- a CDS encoding ABC transporter ATP-binding protein, with product MKDAIEISGLKKSYGSNMVLRGLDFQIKQGEIFALLGVNGAGKTTTLECIDGLRKYDEGKIVVNGKTGIQLQSSSLPVHIKPMEAIKLFAKWNHTYIDAAMLKALGIKEIEQSQYIQLSTGQKRRLHLALALISNPDILFLDEPTAGLDVEGRLSLHEQIRKLKSQGNTIVLASHDMAEVETLCDRIAILNSGKIVFCDSPSELTVKLGRKYFIHLKTQEGEDTYETDTIEDSLISLLEECKQKNIQILDIKVDRGTLEQHFIEMARRGSE from the coding sequence ATGAAAGACGCGATAGAGATTTCTGGATTAAAGAAAAGTTATGGTAGCAATATGGTTCTTAGAGGTCTTGATTTTCAAATCAAACAAGGAGAAATATTTGCTCTGCTCGGAGTGAACGGAGCTGGTAAAACAACAACGCTTGAATGTATCGACGGTCTTAGAAAATATGATGAAGGCAAGATAGTTGTAAACGGTAAAACCGGAATTCAACTACAGTCCTCCTCTCTACCCGTCCACATCAAACCGATGGAAGCCATAAAGCTCTTTGCAAAATGGAATCATACATACATTGATGCTGCTATGCTAAAGGCCCTGGGCATAAAAGAAATTGAACAGTCACAATACATACAATTATCCACCGGTCAAAAAAGAAGATTACATCTTGCTCTAGCACTTATCAGCAATCCGGATATTTTATTTCTTGATGAGCCGACAGCGGGACTTGATGTTGAAGGACGACTATCTCTCCATGAACAAATCCGAAAGCTCAAATCACAAGGCAATACAATTGTTTTGGCAAGCCACGATATGGCCGAAGTTGAAACTTTATGTGACCGCATTGCCATTTTGAATAGTGGAAAGATTGTCTTTTGTGATAGTCCTTCAGAACTGACAGTAAAACTTGGAAGAAAATATTTCATCCATTTAAAAACACAGGAAGGGGAGGATACATATGAAACAGATACGATCGAGGATAGCTTAATTTCATTATTGGAAGAATGCAAACAGAAAAATATCCAGATATTGGATATCAAGGTTGATCGTGGCACACTGGAGCAGCATTTCATCGAAATGGCAAGGAGGGGATCGGAATGA